GGCCGGACCGATCCGGCATGCCGGACGTTGATTGCTGCGCCCATTGCCCCCGCTGCACAAGCGCATCGCGCGGCCGCAACCACACCGCTGCCGCGAGCGCCGCTGCCCGCTGCCCGCTGCCTGGCGGCGCCCTGCTCCCTCATGCCGCCGCGCCGGCGCCACCCGTTGCGGCCGGCGTCTCATCGCGCGTTGTCGCTACGCCGCGACTAGTGTTTGTACCAATGATAAGACGTGTATCGGAACGGTCCGATACTTCATTGGTTGTTCACCGCCCTCGCCAATACACTACGTGCACACTGCGGGCCACAAAAAAGACGGCAGGCCGGGACACGATCCGGAACTGCCGCGCAGAGAACAGTTTGGCACCGGCATAAAAGCGTCTCAGTCGAGAGATGTCTGGAGTAAGGCTTCGATATCGCACTCCAAATCCCTTACAGATCGATGTAGTGAACAATTCATCACGAGAGGGCATTCCACTATGTTGCGCATATCTTTGACTCGCACCCTTCGGGGAGCGCTGTTTTTCTGGTTGGCTTTTCTTTTGATCGGCCCGGGCCTGTCGATGGCCGCGAGTCTCGATAGTCCGAATCTGTTGCCATGCGACATCTATGCAAATGCTGGAACCGCTTGCGTGGCGGCCCACAGCACGACGCGGGCACTCTTCAAGTCGTTCAACGGTTCGCTTTATCAGGTCAAGCGGGCGTCCGACGGTCAAACCATGGATATTCCCTTGCTAGCCAAAGGCGGCTACGCCAACGCGGCGGCGCAGGACAAGTTCTGCGCCGGGACGACTTGCATGATTACCATCATCTACGACCAGACCTCCTACCACAACGATCTGACGATCGAAGGCAGAGGCGGCAATGGCGGACCCGATACCGGGGTGCCTGCCGATGCGCTTCCCACTACTGCCGGCGGGGTCAAGGTGTATGGAGCCTCGTTTTCCGGCGGCATGGGTTACCGCAACGAGTCGGCCTCCGGCGTGGCTCGAGGCGGCAACCCCGAAGGGCTCTACATGGTGACGTCCGGCACGCACTACAACAGTGGTTGCTGCTTCGACTACGGCAACGCCGAGACCTCGAACAACGACACCGGCAACGGCCACATGGATTCAATCAACTTCGGCAACGAATGTTGGTTCGCGCCCTGCAGCGGCAGCGGGCCCTGGGTGCAGGCGGATCTCGAGAATGGCTTGTTCCAATCCGGCGCCGGCCCCAGCCAGAATCCGGCCAATACCGGTGATACCGAGCCCTTCGTGACCGCGATGTTGAAAAACAATGGTCGAACCACGTTCACGCTGAAACATGGCAACGCGCAGAGCGGGGCGCTCGCGACCAGTTATTCGGGCAGCCTGCCGACCAATGGCTATCAGCCGATGTCTCTGGAAGGCTCCATCGTGCTTGGCACGGGTGGCGACAACAGCAATGGCTCGATCGGCTCGT
The window above is part of the Burkholderia glumae LMG 2196 = ATCC 33617 genome. Proteins encoded here:
- a CDS encoding alpha-L-arabinofuranosidase B, which produces MTRTLRGALFFWLAFLLIGPGLSMAASLDSPNLLPCDIYANAGTACVAAHSTTRALFKSFNGSLYQVKRASDGQTMDIPLLAKGGYANAAAQDKFCAGTTCMITIIYDQTSYHNDLTIEGRGGNGGPDTGVPADALPTTAGGVKVYGASFSGGMGYRNESASGVARGGNPEGLYMVTSGTHYNSGCCFDYGNAETSNNDTGNGHMDSINFGNECWFAPCSGSGPWVQADLENGLFQSGAGPSQNPANTGDTEPFVTAMLKNNGRTTFTLKHGNAQSGALATSYSGSLPTNGYQPMSLEGSIVLGTGGDNSNGSIGSFFEGVMTQGVPSDATDDAVQNNIIAVGYGGPTAKSGELTADSTISLNATTPCCTTRYISLQAGGNAQSKVVDTEAVAANSGAAAKQDGSWIVRAGLADPSCYSFESRDNPGAFMRHYNYHVYLQPMDGTQQYREDATFCAEPAKNGKGTSFHSYNYPTRYLRHFANVLYVSSDGGPNDFDNANSWADDVSWVIAAPWAP